The following coding sequences lie in one Mucilaginibacter sp. KACC 22773 genomic window:
- a CDS encoding condensin complex protein MksE: protein MENENEKTADFRFLMEETVARYFADLNIKLLSGRHILVTDYGIFSVLEDYYRDFQNYYRQLYGMELGRKMFDRSTYYYLNFFDAGKGKLSDPSRYRALTELQTVTALMLLDMYFTRFFDPEKKISWTMIREDIQSGDNRIALQRMLFPELRTEYTDPEWQSAERRFKVAITKFNDLGWVTQSSSGQEELCFVINPSIHRIAELYETELQDLAAFSKKVKAGKQI, encoded by the coding sequence ATGGAAAATGAAAATGAAAAAACTGCGGACTTTCGTTTCCTGATGGAAGAAACGGTCGCCCGGTATTTTGCCGATTTGAATATCAAACTGTTGTCGGGCCGGCATATCCTGGTCACGGATTACGGGATATTTTCCGTGTTGGAGGATTACTATCGTGATTTTCAAAATTACTATCGTCAGCTATACGGTATGGAACTGGGGCGGAAGATGTTTGACCGCTCGACCTATTATTATCTCAATTTCTTTGATGCCGGTAAGGGAAAGTTAAGCGACCCATCCCGTTACCGGGCACTCACGGAGCTACAGACCGTTACGGCCTTGATGCTCCTGGATATGTATTTTACGCGTTTCTTTGATCCGGAAAAGAAAATCTCCTGGACAATGATCAGGGAAGATATTCAGTCAGGCGATAACCGAATAGCTCTACAGCGGATGTTGTTCCCGGAACTCCGAACGGAATATACAGACCCCGAATGGCAATCGGCCGAACGCCGGTTCAAAGTAGCTATCACGAAGTTTAATGACCTCGGCTGGGTAACGCAATCATCTTCCGGGCAGGAAGAGCTTTGTTTTGTTATCAATCCGAGTATTCACCGGATAGCTGAACTTTATGAAACCGAGCTTCAGGATCTAGCAGCCTTTTCAAAAAAAGTAAAAGCGGGGAAACAAATATGA